The Candidatus Cloacimonadota bacterium genome contains a region encoding:
- the metG gene encoding methionine--tRNA ligase produces MAKEKYLVTSALPYANGDLHIGHLAGAYLPADIFVRFQKLLGNDVIYICGTDEHGTPISIKADQKKVPPRKIVAKYHRRIKSVFEGLNFCFDNFSGTARPVHYEISQKFFTNLLKNGYITTHTNKQLYCPHCKRFLPDRYVEGECPFCHSKEARGDQCDACGKLIDAIQLINPVCITCGDTPIIKETTNWFLNLPKFSDKLKKWIESKTEWKDNVKKFILGWLKSGLKERAITRDLDWGVPVPLENAKGKVIYVWFEAPIGYISSTIEWAERIGQPEKWKDYWFDKERKLIHFIGKDNIPFHTIIWPAVLMGQDEDYILPYDVPANEYLNLEGRKISTSKNWAVWINEYLEDFPADPLRYYLAANAPENKDCDFVWKEFQEKYNTDLANILGNFANRVFKFSKRYFDGKICIPKTFSNLSNETWINARAIATIEAKGYYQSYKVRKAIKRIIDIAREGNRYFDITKPWIEIKQDKKKAEETIFICLELLRMISIVLSPIIPESMKKLRKMMNLPDKMLWKNIKYEFKEEIVLGKIETLFEKISDDTIEKQIKKLKGIYMHEEKSKKIIDFETFQELDLRIAEIISAEKVKNTDKLLKLKIAVGDNIKQIIAGIVKHYAVEDLIGKKILIMNNLKPIIIKGEKSEAMLLAAIDGDNLSLLIPEKDISKGSKVL; encoded by the coding sequence ATGGCAAAAGAAAAATATTTAGTTACCAGTGCTCTTCCATACGCTAATGGTGATTTGCATATTGGACATCTTGCAGGTGCATATCTACCTGCAGATATATTTGTAAGGTTTCAAAAATTGCTTGGAAATGATGTAATTTATATCTGTGGGACAGACGAACACGGTACACCAATTTCAATAAAAGCAGACCAGAAAAAAGTTCCTCCAAGAAAAATCGTAGCCAAATACCATAGAAGAATCAAATCGGTTTTTGAAGGACTTAATTTTTGTTTTGATAATTTTTCAGGAACTGCTCGTCCAGTGCACTACGAAATCTCACAGAAATTCTTTACCAATCTATTAAAAAATGGTTATATAACCACACATACAAACAAACAGCTTTATTGTCCTCATTGTAAACGCTTTTTGCCGGACAGATATGTTGAAGGTGAATGTCCATTTTGTCATTCTAAAGAAGCTCGGGGAGACCAATGTGATGCTTGTGGAAAACTTATTGACGCCATTCAACTAATAAATCCTGTTTGCATAACATGTGGCGATACACCAATTATTAAAGAAACAACAAACTGGTTTCTGAATCTGCCGAAATTTTCAGATAAACTTAAAAAATGGATTGAATCAAAAACTGAGTGGAAAGATAATGTTAAAAAGTTCATCCTTGGCTGGTTAAAATCTGGCTTAAAAGAAAGAGCAATTACCCGAGACCTTGATTGGGGTGTTCCAGTTCCTCTTGAAAATGCAAAAGGGAAGGTAATTTATGTCTGGTTTGAGGCTCCAATCGGATACATTTCATCAACTATTGAATGGGCAGAAAGAATTGGTCAACCAGAAAAATGGAAAGATTACTGGTTTGATAAAGAAAGAAAACTAATTCATTTTATCGGTAAAGACAACATTCCATTTCATACAATAATTTGGCCCGCTGTTCTGATGGGTCAAGACGAAGATTATATCTTACCTTATGATGTTCCAGCAAATGAATATCTTAATCTGGAAGGAAGGAAAATCTCCACAAGCAAAAACTGGGCTGTGTGGATTAATGAATATTTAGAAGATTTCCCTGCTGACCCGTTACGGTATTATCTCGCTGCCAATGCTCCTGAAAACAAGGACTGTGATTTTGTATGGAAAGAATTTCAAGAAAAATATAATACAGATTTAGCGAACATCCTTGGTAATTTTGCTAATCGTGTATTTAAATTTTCAAAAAGATATTTTGATGGAAAAATTTGTATTCCAAAAACATTTTCAAATTTATCAAATGAAACTTGGATAAATGCTCGTGCTATTGCTACAATTGAAGCAAAAGGTTATTATCAAAGTTATAAAGTACGAAAAGCTATAAAACGGATTATAGATATTGCTCGGGAGGGCAATAGATATTTCGATATAACAAAACCCTGGATTGAGATCAAACAGGATAAGAAAAAAGCTGAAGAAACTATTTTTATTTGTCTCGAACTTTTACGAATGATCTCAATAGTTCTCTCACCTATAATACCAGAAAGTATGAAAAAGCTTAGAAAAATGATGAATCTTCCTGATAAAATGTTATGGAAAAATATTAAGTATGAATTTAAAGAAGAAATTGTTTTAGGAAAAATTGAAACACTCTTTGAAAAAATTTCTGATGATACAATAGAAAAACAGATAAAAAAATTGAAAGGAATCTATATGCATGAAGAAAAAAGCAAAAAAATAATTGATTTTGAAACATTTCAGGAACTTGATTTAAGAATTGCAGAAATAATATCTGCAGAGAAAGTCAAAAATACAGATAAACTTCTGAAGTTGAAAATCGCAGTTGGAGATAATATCAAGCAGATTATAGCAGGAATTGTAAAACATTACGCAGTTGAAGATTTAATTGGCAAAAAAATTCTAATAATGAACAATCTCAAGCCAATCATTATCAAAGGCGAGAAATCTGAAGCAATGCTTTTGGCGGCAATTGATGGTGATAATTTGTCCCTTCTGATTCCGGAAAAAGATATTTCAAAAGGCAGCAAAGTGTTGTGA
- a CDS encoding slipin family protein — protein MEEKMSINVLIIIIILALIILTKAIRIVREYERGVVFRLGRLLRAKGPGLFLLIPFIDKMVKVELRTVTMDVPPQDIITKDNVPVKVNAVVYFRILNPEDAVVKIENYYQATSQIAQTTLRNILGKSELDDLLSRREKISQELQKVIDEQTDPWGIKVSVVEVKDVELPSTMQRAMAKQAEAERERRAKVIHAEGEFQASAKLAQAADVLSKNAASIQLRFLQTLTEISSEKNSTIIFPIPIDLLKSFMEKGKLPVDLMRSVMEKTGKNKKE, from the coding sequence ATGGAGGAAAAAATGAGTATTAATGTCCTTATTATTATCATAATTCTGGCTCTGATTATTCTGACCAAAGCTATTAGAATTGTCAGAGAATATGAACGAGGTGTAGTTTTCCGTCTCGGAAGGCTATTGAGAGCTAAAGGTCCAGGTTTGTTTCTGCTGATACCTTTCATAGACAAGATGGTGAAGGTTGAGCTTAGAACCGTTACAATGGATGTGCCACCACAAGACATTATAACAAAAGATAATGTGCCTGTTAAGGTTAATGCTGTTGTGTATTTTCGTATTCTCAACCCAGAAGATGCGGTTGTAAAAATTGAAAACTACTATCAGGCTACCTCACAGATTGCACAGACCACTCTTAGAAACATTCTGGGAAAATCCGAACTTGATGACCTACTTTCCCGCAGAGAAAAAATCAGCCAGGAATTACAAAAAGTAATTGATGAGCAAACTGACCCCTGGGGTATTAAAGTTAGTGTTGTTGAAGTAAAAGATGTAGAACTTCCATCCACAATGCAAAGGGCAATGGCAAAACAGGCAGAAGCAGAAAGAGAGAGAAGAGCAAAGGTTATTCATGCAGAAGGAGAATTCCAGGCTTCTGCAAAACTTGCACAAGCAGCTGATGTTCTCAGTAAAAATGCTGCATCTATACAGTTAAGATTCTTACAAACCCTTACTGAAATTTCATCAGAAAAGAATTCAACAATTATTTTTCCAATCCCAATTGACTTGTTGAAATCATTTATGGAAAAAGGCAAACTCCCAGTTGATTTAATGAGGTCAGTTATGGAAAAAACTGGCAAAAACAAAAAGGAATAA